ATTATTTAAACGACCAGGTATATAATTCGTCAATTATTGACTATATTGAAGTGGCTATAGACAACTTTACTGAAGACGTTAAGATAAAAGAAAAGCCTACTCGTCAAATAAGTTAAGCTTTAGTTGATAGTATTTTTAGGTAAAGAAACTGATATTTAATGAAACATAATGAATCATCAAGAAATAGGCGATCGCCATTCTCAAGTAAGTCCATTAATTTCGGTAATTACGGTAGTTTTTAACGCAAAAGAATCTTTAGAGCCAACTATACAGTCAGTAATCAATCAGTCTTACGAAAACACAGAATATATAATCATAGACGGTGGTTCAACAGATGGAACGTTAGAAATAATTAAGCAGTATGAACCAGACCTTAAATACTGGATTAGTGAAAGCGATCGCGGTATTTATGATGCGATGAATAAAGGTATTAAGCTGGCTAAAGGCAAAATTATTGGTATCTTAAATAGTGGTGATTTATATAGCCAAAATGCCTTGCAAGAAGTAGCCGAACTATATTTACGCAACCAAACAAGTGAATATTTAATTATTACTGGAGCTATGACTCGTTTCGCTGCTCAAGCTAAGATTGAATTTATCCAAAAACGCAATCAAACTGATTTAAACCGTAGAATAAATTTAGGAATGCCGCTCAATCATCCCGCAACTTTTGTAACTAAAAATATTTACGAAACAATCGGCTACTTCGATCCAGAATTTAAAATTTGTGGTGATTATGATTTAATTTTTCGAGCCTATCATAGTCAATTAGTTAAGTTTGTTTTTATTAACAGTGTTTTAGCTTCTATGAGCATGGGAGGGATATCCGAAACCTTGGCAGGTATATCAATTAGAGCTAGAGAAGCGATGAGAATTCGGCAAAATAAACTAAACACTGTCCACAATGCTCTAATATCTTTACGACTGGTTTTAATTGGTTACGTCAAGCATCTGCTCATGACGTTTATGGGACCAAAGGCA
This sequence is a window from Coleofasciculaceae cyanobacterium. Protein-coding genes within it:
- a CDS encoding glycosyltransferase family 2 protein, giving the protein MNHQEIGDRHSQVSPLISVITVVFNAKESLEPTIQSVINQSYENTEYIIIDGGSTDGTLEIIKQYEPDLKYWISESDRGIYDAMNKGIKLAKGKIIGILNSGDLYSQNALQEVAELYLRNQTSEYLIITGAMTRFAAQAKIEFIQKRNQTDLNRRINLGMPLNHPATFVTKNIYETIGYFDPEFKICGDYDLIFRAYHSQLVKFVFINSVLASMSMGGISETLAGISIRAREAMRIRQNKLNTVHNALISLRLVLIGYVKHLLMTFMGPKAVLIRHKINAKSRRKSSVGDRENLSY